The Nitrospirota bacterium genome has a window encoding:
- a CDS encoding BrnT family toxin, translating into MKYFDWDDEKNRLLKDVRGVSFEEVVLAIENGDLLDRLKHPNSAKYPNQMVFYVSINGYVYAVPFVEDDEKIFLKSIIPDRKANKKYLGGTGDE; encoded by the coding sequence ATGAAATATTTTGACTGGGATGACGAAAAAAACAGACTTTTGAAGGATGTTCGGGGAGTATCATTTGAAGAAGTCGTGCTGGCTATAGAGAACGGGGATTTACTTGACAGGCTTAAGCATCCTAACAGTGCGAAGTATCCGAATCAAATGGTTTTTTATGTTAGTATAAATGGCTATGTGTATGCTGTACCATTTGTAGAAGATGACGAAAAAATATTTTTGAAATCTATCATACCGGATCGAAAAGCGAATAAGAAATATCTGGGAGGCACAGGCGATGAATAA
- a CDS encoding ATP-binding protein encodes MNIETVRHQFKALRLHTAATELEEVVSEHKKAVSLTWISDLLEREIDARKEKALTARIKRASFPEITTLEGFNWSFNPEINEDQIRGLATLDFIQLNQISLFLGQHGTGKTHLALAIGVLAANRGYRVYCSSVKRLAMEIVQARLKNNLDILFKKILSSKLWILDDWGVTTMSREIAEEVFDLFDRRKYSSAMILTSNRDIDEWPQVFPDPVIANATIDRIFDRAEICLFKGRSYRLKGRIEVKNIDLKVNTK; translated from the coding sequence ATGAATATAGAGACAGTGCGCCATCAGTTTAAGGCACTCAGACTACATACTGCTGCAACAGAACTGGAGGAGGTGGTATCAGAGCACAAAAAGGCTGTATCGCTTACATGGATCAGCGATTTATTAGAACGTGAGATTGATGCCAGAAAAGAGAAGGCATTGACGGCCCGAATTAAACGTGCCAGCTTCCCTGAGATTACCACGCTTGAGGGGTTTAACTGGTCATTTAACCCTGAGATTAATGAGGATCAGATTAGAGGGCTTGCCACACTGGATTTTATTCAGTTAAATCAGATATCTCTTTTCTTAGGCCAGCATGGTACAGGAAAGACTCATTTAGCCCTTGCAATAGGTGTGCTTGCAGCAAACAGAGGGTATCGGGTATATTGCAGCAGTGTAAAGAGGCTTGCCATGGAAATAGTTCAGGCAAGGCTTAAGAATAATCTTGATATCCTGTTTAAGAAGATACTGTCTTCAAAGCTATGGATTCTTGATGACTGGGGTGTAACCACTATGAGCAGGGAGATTGCAGAGGAGGTGTTTGATCTATTCGACAGGCGCAAATACAGTTCAGCCATGATACTTACATCTAACCGTGACATAGATGAGTGGCCGCAGGTATTTCCGGACCCTGTAATAGCAAATGCAACTATTGACAGGATATTCGACAGGGCAGAGATATGCTTGTTTAAAGGAAGAAGTTATCGTTTAAAAGGCAGGATTGAGGTAAAAAACATTGACTTAAAAGTTAATACAAAATAA
- a CDS encoding 3-dehydroquinate synthase, whose product MRTVRVMLGQRSYDIRIGYNIMEELKEYIHNLSIGKKSAVITNPKLKKLYGEGVCNQLQKAGISPTVIELPAGERYKTLRSVSRIYDVLIRERFERNSSIIALGGGVVGDISGFAAATYLRGVPYIQIPTSLLAQVDSSVGGKTGVDHALGKNLIGAFYQPVLVWVDVAVLKTLHRREFISGMAEVIKYGVIADEKFFSFIEENYRGILTLDPDLLIHLIERSCEIKAGVVSEDEQEKGLRAILNFGHTIGHAIETITGYKQYLHGEAVALGMVCAAKLGQITGLCNQDVHDRLKRLCSLTGLQTSIPQISFDTLWDVMQRDKKVVNERVRFIIPTRIGEVKIIDNIEKEQLKQALHLCYSL is encoded by the coding sequence ATGAGGACAGTGAGGGTTATGCTGGGGCAGAGGAGTTATGATATCAGGATAGGGTATAACATTATGGAAGAGCTGAAGGAGTATATCCATAACCTGTCAATCGGGAAAAAGTCGGCTGTTATTACCAATCCTAAATTGAAGAAGCTATATGGAGAAGGTGTTTGTAATCAGCTTCAGAAGGCAGGGATTTCTCCGACTGTTATTGAATTGCCGGCAGGGGAGAGGTACAAGACCCTGAGGTCTGTTTCCAGAATCTATGATGTCCTGATAAGGGAGCGGTTTGAACGTAACTCTTCAATTATTGCATTAGGTGGAGGGGTAGTCGGAGACATCTCAGGGTTTGCAGCGGCAACTTATCTGCGGGGGGTGCCGTACATCCAGATTCCTACATCATTATTGGCACAGGTAGACAGCAGTGTCGGAGGAAAGACAGGGGTGGACCATGCACTCGGCAAGAATCTTATAGGGGCCTTTTATCAGCCTGTACTTGTATGGGTAGATGTTGCTGTATTAAAGACACTGCACCGCAGGGAATTTATTTCCGGGATGGCGGAGGTCATTAAATATGGTGTTATTGCTGATGAGAAATTTTTCAGTTTTATTGAAGAAAATTACAGGGGAATCCTTACGCTTGATCCTGATTTATTAATTCATCTGATTGAAAGGTCATGTGAGATTAAGGCCGGAGTAGTCAGCGAGGATGAGCAGGAGAAGGGGCTTAGGGCTATCCTCAATTTCGGGCACACAATCGGTCATGCAATAGAGACTATTACCGGTTATAAACAATATCTGCACGGCGAGGCAGTGGCCCTTGGGATGGTGTGTGCTGCAAAGCTGGGACAAATAACAGGGTTATGTAATCAGGATGTTCATGACAGGCTTAAAAGGCTGTGCAGTCTGACAGGGTTACAAACATCCATACCGCAGATTAGTTTTGACACCCTTTGGGACGTAATGCAGAGGGATAAGAAGGTTGTGAATGAAAGGGTGAGATTTATTATTCCTACAAGGATTGGTGAAGTAAAGATTATTGATAATATTGAAAAGGAACAATTGA
- a CDS encoding caspase family protein, producing MANLFNYIRIVIIILFILITGYPDNVAVQGQTLDIGEEHTISSQKSDGIYIPLNTAFTDVRRTVLKVPSPDHKTIYSIDRRIVASAPKTEPEKIMLWNTVTGASLDIRPAELIKAWGLFPDGKILATGGEKNITLWDTATGSLLKVLKGFTLGYPFALSPDGKMLATVNNKKVIIRNVDTGNIIKELKGIPAKTDLQFLSFSIDGRILVLQNSYSSVIIWNTATWNKIEFKNINDDVVFSPDGRLFGIRILFLKEGESHWRSVVYFFNAKTLSKVATITSRDVSFSSDGKILAATDTGESVTLWDTATWHRIRTFATAPDNCGEIFHIAFSPDNRTIVTDYWGEFIILWDSVSGNRIKVLAPERYGYSYIGNIFFSPDGRKLFNYRDELAPPPPPPSPSPEVCLPFEISLLSERSPQPIRKYSEEPEPINVWNLPDFYVTEQFKKDEFESVREYNERVKKLEVPFSSPVNLRDYDAEKLGFHAELGGTEIFIPAPKEKARELAMNKENVLVTGSLRYFNSERLELVNAVLTTGAPQSPAYAYKTPGVYVTATAPVENIAEAVHRLNISAAKEHKDYFAVVIGIERYRDIKSDAMYAVKDAEWVKEYLIKGVGIPKANIRTLINENATKGDIEKTVEVWLRNKVKGGNSMVFFYYSGHGAPDVKGDTEAFIVPYDGDPDYLEKTAYPLKSLYASLSQLPSGNVIAVLDSCFAGRGDRSVLASGVKPIVLEVKNPYIATGNTVVLAAAEPKEVSSAYSDTGHGLFTYYLLRGLNGEADTNGDGWVELNELFTYTDTKVIETAGEMNREQPPVISPRVEDLGERGKMRLTKVR from the coding sequence ATGGCCAACTTATTTAATTACATAAGAATTGTTATAATTATCCTCTTTATTTTAATTACTGGCTATCCTGATAATGTGGCCGTACAAGGACAAACATTAGATATAGGTGAAGAGCATACCATATCCTCCCAAAAATCCGATGGCATTTATATCCCGCTTAATACTGCGTTTACTGATGTAAGGAGGACAGTTTTAAAGGTGCCGTCGCCCGATCATAAGACTATCTATAGCATTGATAGAAGGATAGTTGCATCAGCACCAAAGACAGAACCAGAAAAAATCATGCTATGGAATACTGTAACAGGGGCAAGCTTAGATATACGCCCTGCAGAATTGATTAAAGCATGGGGTTTATTTCCTGATGGCAAAATACTTGCCACTGGAGGTGAGAAAAATATAACACTTTGGGATACTGCAACTGGTTCGCTTTTAAAAGTGCTAAAAGGATTCACTCTTGGTTATCCATTTGCCCTCAGCCCTGACGGTAAAATGCTCGCTACTGTAAATAATAAAAAGGTTATTATCAGGAATGTTGATACAGGCAATATAATAAAAGAACTTAAGGGAATTCCTGCTAAAACTGATTTACAATTCTTATCCTTTAGCATTGATGGGAGGATACTTGTACTTCAGAATAGTTATTCATCAGTGATTATTTGGAACACGGCAACATGGAATAAGATAGAATTCAAAAACATTAATGACGACGTGGTATTCAGTCCTGATGGAAGGCTTTTTGGAATTAGAATACTGTTTCTGAAAGAAGGAGAAAGCCATTGGAGGTCTGTTGTATATTTCTTTAATGCCAAAACGTTGAGTAAGGTAGCAACTATAACCTCACGAGATGTTTCCTTTAGCTCTGATGGTAAAATACTCGCTGCCACTGATACAGGAGAGTCTGTTACCTTATGGGATACAGCAACATGGCATAGAATAAGGACTTTTGCCACAGCCCCAGATAATTGCGGGGAAATCTTTCATATTGCCTTTAGTCCTGATAATAGAACTATAGTTACAGATTATTGGGGCGAATTTATTATATTATGGGATTCTGTTTCTGGAAATAGGATAAAGGTTCTTGCTCCTGAGCGTTATGGTTATAGTTATATAGGTAACATTTTTTTCAGCCCGGATGGTAGGAAGCTTTTTAATTATAGAGATGAATTGGCACCTCCTCCTCCTCCTCCTTCTCCTTCTCCGGAAGTATGCTTACCATTTGAAATCTCCCTTCTATCTGAAAGATCTCCCCAACCTATAAGAAAGTATAGTGAAGAGCCTGAACCAATTAATGTCTGGAACCTTCCTGATTTTTATGTAACTGAACAATTCAAAAAGGATGAATTTGAGAGTGTTCGTGAATATAACGAAAGGGTTAAAAAGCTCGAAGTTCCGTTTTCATCTCCTGTAAACCTTCGAGACTATGATGCAGAAAAGTTGGGATTTCATGCTGAACTTGGGGGTACAGAGATATTTATACCGGCGCCCAAAGAAAAGGCAAGAGAACTTGCAATGAATAAAGAAAATGTCCTTGTAACAGGCAGTCTTAGATATTTTAACTCTGAGAGACTTGAACTTGTAAATGCGGTATTGACTACTGGTGCCCCGCAATCCCCTGCCTACGCTTATAAAACGCCTGGCGTTTACGTCACTGCAACAGCTCCCGTTGAAAATATTGCTGAGGCAGTTCACAGGCTCAACATCAGTGCGGCAAAGGAGCATAAGGACTACTTTGCAGTTGTGATTGGTATTGAGAGGTACAGGGATATAAAGAGTGATGCCATGTATGCTGTGAAAGATGCTGAGTGGGTAAAGGAATATCTGATAAAAGGTGTTGGAATCCCGAAGGCGAATATCAGGACACTGATAAATGAGAATGCTACAAAGGGGGATATTGAAAAGACTGTGGAGGTATGGCTCAGGAATAAGGTAAAGGGGGGTAACTCGATGGTATTCTTTTACTACTCAGGCCACGGGGCGCCTGATGTAAAAGGGGATACTGAGGCCTTCATTGTTCCTTATGACGGCGACCCTGATTATCTTGAAAAGACCGCCTATCCGCTCAAGTCCCTGTATGCAAGCCTCAGTCAGTTGCCGTCCGGTAATGTCATTGCTGTTCTTGACTCGTGTTTTGCCGGGAGAGGCGACAGGTCTGTGTTGGCAAGCGGGGTTAAGCCGATAGTGCTGGAGGTTAAAAATCCCTATATTGCTACGGGAAACACGGTCGTGCTTGCGGCGGCAGAGCCAAAGGAGGTCAGCTCAGCATACAGCGATACAGGCCACGGGCTTTTCACATACTACCTGCTGAGAGGGCTTAATGGTGAGGCGGATACAAATGGCGACGGGTGGGTTGAGTTAAATGAGCTTTTCACTTATACAGACACGAAGGTTATTGAGACCGCCGGTGAGATGAACCGTGAGCAGCCCCCTGTAATATCGCCGAGGGTGGAAGACCTTGGGGAGAGAGGGAAGATGAGGTTGACGAAGGTGAGATGA
- a CDS encoding nucleotidyltransferase domain-containing protein, with product MNKEIYVKLRNISKRLKKEYHAQEVILFGSYATGKATKDSDVDLFIIASTKERFFERMATVKRLIRDLRDGFPVSPIVLTPIELENRKKAGDQFVLQILESGMVL from the coding sequence ATGAATAAAGAAATTTATGTAAAATTAAGAAATATCAGTAAACGATTAAAGAAGGAGTATCACGCACAGGAAGTCATCCTGTTTGGTTCTTATGCCACAGGCAAAGCTACAAAAGACAGTGATGTTGACCTGTTTATTATTGCGTCTACAAAAGAAAGATTTTTTGAGAGAATGGCAACTGTTAAGCGCCTTATACGGGATTTGCGGGATGGATTCCCTGTCTCCCCTATTGTCTTAACACCCATTGAATTGGAAAATAGGAAAAAGGCAGGAGATCAATTTGTTCTACAGATATTAGAATCCGGGATGGTTTTATGA
- a CDS encoding HEPN domain-containing protein: MKKNKDVVNIEEWVEIARKDWKRLKRSLRAVDAEAAGFFLQQSLEKYLKAFILKHGWNLRKIHELDSLLDDAAKCNPILENFRDICERVSGYYFADRYPPLGVLDLTCEDVKKDLKDVRKFIRTMFPDEKLDSRK, translated from the coding sequence ATGAAGAAAAATAAAGATGTTGTAAACATTGAGGAGTGGGTAGAAATTGCAAGAAAAGATTGGAAACGATTGAAGAGAAGTCTAAGAGCCGTAGATGCTGAGGCAGCCGGTTTCTTCTTACAGCAATCATTAGAAAAGTATCTCAAGGCATTTATACTAAAGCATGGATGGAATTTGCGTAAGATTCATGAACTTGATTCATTATTAGATGATGCTGCAAAATGTAATCCTATTCTTGAGAATTTTCGGGATATATGTGAACGTGTGTCAGGATATTATTTTGCCGACAGATATCCTCCTCTCGGCGTATTAGATCTTACCTGTGAAGACGTTAAAAAGGATTTAAAAGATGTAAGAAAATTTATCAGGACAATGTTTCCTGATGAGAAATTAGATTCCCGAAAATAA
- a CDS encoding AbrB/MazE/SpoVT family DNA-binding domain-containing protein, producing the protein MKKLSYKTTLDKFGRVLIPKKMRVNLGLTPGSNLKIEEHDKEITLHPIIEKSILVNKEGVMVARCDAVEPIESFEKRVRHQRLKKLSGVSE; encoded by the coding sequence ATGAAAAAATTATCTTACAAAACAACTCTGGATAAATTTGGACGGGTACTCATTCCTAAGAAAATGAGGGTAAATCTTGGATTAACTCCTGGAAGTAATCTCAAGATTGAGGAGCATGATAAAGAGATTACACTTCATCCCATAATAGAGAAATCTATTCTTGTTAATAAAGAAGGTGTTATGGTTGCCAGGTGTGACGCCGTAGAACCTATAGAAAGTTTTGAGAAAAGAGTCCGCCATCAGAGGCTCAAAAAACTCAGTGGGGTTTCAGAGTGA
- a CDS encoding antitoxin — protein sequence MNKLKFFDDEEKKLIKSLEKEEWVSDFNKEIKKEYQEYAKQSLSKQKRINIRMTERDLKKIQVKALQEGLPYQSLISMLIHKFNEGELSFGKKKHA from the coding sequence ATGAATAAATTAAAATTTTTCGACGATGAAGAAAAAAAACTTATTAAATCATTAGAAAAGGAAGAATGGGTTTCTGACTTTAATAAGGAAATAAAAAAAGAATACCAGGAATATGCTAAGCAAAGTTTGAGCAAACAAAAACGGATCAATATTCGGATGACTGAAAGGGACTTAAAAAAGATTCAAGTGAAGGCATTACAAGAAGGTTTGCCCTATCAATCACTTATATCCATGCTCATTCACAAGTTCAACGAAGGAGAGCTTTCCTTCGGTAAAAAGAAACATGCCTAA
- a CDS encoding PIN domain-containing protein, with the protein MLPSDAIANKAKKFESKGIKPRDALHIACALEAGADYFLTCDDKLIKKASPIRGLKILNPIRFIEETEEK; encoded by the coding sequence ATTCTTCCCAGCGATGCAATTGCCAATAAGGCAAAGAAGTTTGAGTCCAAGGGTATAAAGCCAAGGGATGCTTTGCATATTGCATGTGCCTTAGAAGCCGGTGCAGACTATTTTCTGACATGCGATGATAAGCTTATAAAGAAGGCATCTCCTATAAGGGGGTTGAAGATTCTGAATCCGATACGCTTTATTGAAGAAACGGAGGAAAAATAA
- a CDS encoding transposase — MTRGNRRRLMERKIVEQLVSGKGFNAVCCDLRVGRNRAAHVREKVREYGYLDGSTPIPPYPEALFPDPVDGRSLKESEPDVELQKQREWIVERLQAGWQPITIFEELSVGGIGRSSFYRFMHRHKLAELGESVRRSIVEEIIYAPGEALIIDWGKLRDVINPDSGKKQTLWMFVGVLGHSRYMMVRLVLSCDVGTTLTTLEEMFRELGGIPGRIISDNPKCFSLVASRYEPILNPAYERFAAHYGTMIECLPPRAPELKGKVERMIPFVRRLYQAHGDVWGGLSESQCYLDRKVTVANERKHGTIRKRPIDVFIEEEAPHLKVLPGVSYEIEEFHDGRVRQDCHVRFRSKYYSVEEKYRGKRVFVIGNRKQVSIYHEGTLIEVHARITDPYVSKSTKACHKAPWERATQDGSYYRQRASKLGPCVEQVIHHLLMQGDGFIDTRKVWGILSLDKKYSPDEINESCRRAISVDSYSYRTVLGFLQCKTETEDKRDMITDSNKQPSKFIRPMNAYKQLLDKEEKDYEYRDSAPSV; from the coding sequence ATGACGAGAGGGAACAGGAGGCGGTTGATGGAGAGAAAGATAGTTGAGCAGTTGGTGTCAGGCAAAGGATTTAATGCAGTCTGTTGTGATCTAAGGGTAGGGAGGAACCGTGCAGCCCATGTACGGGAGAAAGTCCGTGAATATGGTTATCTGGACGGTAGCACCCCCATTCCTCCCTACCCTGAAGCCCTATTCCCTGACCCTGTTGACGGACGTTCATTAAAGGAATCTGAACCAGATGTAGAGTTGCAGAAGCAGCGGGAGTGGATTGTAGAGAGGCTACAGGCCGGCTGGCAGCCTATAACAATATTTGAGGAGCTCTCGGTAGGAGGAATAGGTCGTTCAAGCTTTTACAGATTCATGCACCGCCATAAGCTGGCTGAGCTTGGAGAGAGTGTCCGGAGATCAATAGTAGAGGAGATTATATATGCCCCTGGAGAAGCATTGATAATTGACTGGGGTAAGCTTAGGGATGTCATTAATCCTGATAGTGGCAAGAAGCAGACTTTATGGATGTTTGTGGGAGTACTCGGGCACTCCAGATACATGATGGTTCGTCTTGTATTGTCATGTGATGTAGGAACCACGCTGACCACATTAGAGGAGATGTTTCGGGAATTAGGTGGCATACCAGGGCGGATTATTTCAGACAACCCGAAATGTTTTTCCCTGGTGGCATCCAGATATGAGCCTATACTAAACCCTGCATATGAGAGATTTGCCGCCCACTACGGAACCATGATCGAATGCCTGCCCCCAAGGGCTCCGGAACTCAAAGGCAAGGTTGAGAGGATGATACCTTTTGTAAGACGGCTATATCAGGCACATGGGGATGTGTGGGGTGGTCTTTCCGAGTCTCAATGCTACTTAGACAGAAAAGTTACCGTTGCCAATGAGAGAAAACACGGAACGATCCGCAAAAGGCCCATTGATGTATTCATAGAGGAAGAGGCGCCTCACCTTAAGGTACTACCTGGTGTTTCATATGAGATTGAAGAGTTCCATGATGGACGTGTCAGGCAGGACTGCCACGTCCGGTTTCGCAGTAAATACTACTCTGTTGAAGAGAAGTACAGGGGTAAGAGAGTGTTTGTGATCGGCAACCGGAAACAGGTGTCCATATATCATGAAGGCACACTGATAGAGGTTCATGCGCGTATTACTGACCCTTACGTGTCAAAGAGCACCAAGGCCTGCCATAAGGCACCCTGGGAGCGGGCGACGCAAGATGGCTCATACTACAGGCAGCGGGCATCAAAGCTTGGGCCTTGCGTTGAGCAAGTTATACATCACCTGCTCATGCAGGGGGATGGTTTTATAGATACAAGGAAGGTATGGGGTATACTCTCCCTTGATAAGAAGTATTCCCCGGATGAGATTAATGAATCATGCAGGAGGGCCATATCTGTGGACTCATACAGTTACAGGACTGTGCTCGGATTTCTTCAATGCAAAACTGAGACTGAAGATAAGAGGGATATGATTACAGATTCCAACAAACAGCCATCAAAGTTTATAAGGCCAATGAATGCGTATAAACAACTATTAGACAAGGAGGAGAAAGATTATGAATATAGAGACAGTGCGCCATCAGTTTAA
- a CDS encoding PIN domain-containing protein: MKKILLDTSILVAAMVTSHPEHAIAFKYLRDARQNKFHGIIAAHSLAEVYAVLSSMPVQPRISPDAAWQLIKKNLIGTFEIVSLSKSDYISVIQKVSGDQLSGGIIYDALIAQSAIKAGADQLITLNVADFKRVASEKLMQTITSP, translated from the coding sequence GTGAAAAAAATCCTTCTGGACACATCCATTCTTGTGGCAGCGATGGTTACATCCCATCCGGAACATGCAATAGCTTTCAAATACCTTCGAGACGCCAGACAGAATAAATTTCATGGCATTATAGCCGCTCACAGTCTTGCGGAGGTTTATGCTGTTCTCTCTTCAATGCCTGTTCAGCCGCGTATAAGCCCTGATGCTGCCTGGCAACTTATCAAGAAAAACCTCATAGGGACATTTGAAATTGTTTCCCTTTCAAAATCCGATTACATTTCTGTTATCCAAAAAGTATCCGGCGATCAGCTATCAGGCGGCATCATCTATGACGCATTGATAGCACAGTCAGCAATAAAAGCAGGGGCAGACCAGCTTATAACGTTGAATGTTGCAGACTTTAAGAGAGTCGCATCTGAGAAATTAATGCAGACTATCACTTCACCGTAA